A genomic region of Aeropyrum pernix K1 contains the following coding sequences:
- a CDS encoding ornithine cyclodeaminase family protein yields the protein MGGSGEGLGSVVEPRSLIRLLEELLRSEHAEAPRSSISLEGSWLGAMVAGGMGYFSAKIVGVYPGNPSRRLPLVRGVLLLFRSSDGEKVLDIPAEEPTGWRTAAASALALSKLGFGGGGVLGVIGAGVQARYHLRVLTSVFRFDEILVASRRVETGERLAREFGGRRVGRRELLKRSHVVIAATNSTDPVVEGGLLRRGAYVASVGAPRPVRELDDQVKRRAGCMLVDSDIACEESDDACGVETVTLRDYVRGVASCRWGDVYVYKSVGTPVFDLAAAIHIYERLRGSGSVSTSSRV from the coding sequence TTGGGTGGCAGTGGAGAAGGCTTGGGTTCGGTTGTGGAGCCCCGCAGCCTCATAAGGCTGCTCGAAGAGCTGCTGCGGAGCGAGCATGCTGAGGCCCCGAGGTCCTCGATATCGCTTGAGGGGTCTTGGCTAGGCGCTATGGTTGCGGGGGGCATGGGCTACTTCTCCGCCAAGATAGTGGGAGTATACCCTGGCAACCCCAGTAGGAGGCTGCCCCTGGTCAGGGGTGTGCTCCTCCTCTTCAGGAGCAGCGATGGGGAGAAGGTTCTCGACATCCCGGCTGAGGAGCCTACGGGCTGGAGGACAGCTGCGGCCTCAGCCCTCGCACTCTCCAAACTAGGGTTCGGAGGCGGCGGCGTTCTCGGGGTTATAGGTGCTGGTGTTCAGGCTAGATACCACCTCAGGGTTCTCACGTCGGTTTTCAGGTTCGACGAGATACTTGTGGCGAGCAGGAGGGTTGAGACGGGGGAGAGGCTTGCGAGAGAGTTTGGCGGCAGGAGGGTTGGGAGGCGGGAGCTGCTTAAGCGCTCCCACGTTGTTATAGCGGCTACGAACAGCACGGATCCTGTGGTGGAGGGCGGGCTTCTTAGGAGGGGGGCTTACGTGGCTAGCGTGGGCGCTCCCAGGCCTGTTAGGGAGCTGGACGACCAGGTTAAGAGGAGGGCGGGCTGCATGCTTGTCGATTCGGACATAGCTTGTGAGGAGAGTGATGACGCGTGTGGCGTGGAGACAGTAACCCTCAGAGACTATGTGAGGGGTGTGGCGTCATGTAGATGGGGGGACGTCTACGTGTATAAGAGCGTGGGGACCCCCGTATTCGATCTAGCCGCCGCTATACACATCTACGAGAGGCTGAGGGGTAGCGGGAGTGTCAGCACTAGCAGCAGGGTGTAG
- a CDS encoding SDR family oxidoreductase, with translation MDLGIQGKLAVVTAGSSGLGFASALELARNGARLLLFSRNREKLEAAASRIASLVSGAQVDIVAGDIREPGDIDRLFEKARDLGGADILVYSTGGPRPGRFMELGVEDWDESYRLLARSAVWVGRRAAEQMVEKGWGRMVYIGSVTLLRPWQDLALSNIMRLPVIGVVRTLALELAPHGVTVNAVLPSLILTDRVRSLAEERARRSGITVEEALKSMASRIPMGRVGKPEELASVVAFLASEKASFITGAVIPVDGGAHI, from the coding sequence GTGGACCTCGGTATCCAGGGTAAACTGGCGGTGGTCACGGCTGGCAGCAGCGGCTTGGGCTTTGCCTCGGCCCTAGAGCTAGCCAGGAACGGTGCCAGACTTCTCCTCTTCAGCAGGAACAGGGAGAAGCTCGAGGCCGCAGCATCCAGGATAGCGTCTCTCGTCAGTGGCGCCCAGGTTGATATAGTGGCTGGAGATATCAGGGAGCCCGGCGATATAGACAGGCTCTTCGAGAAGGCCCGGGATCTCGGAGGCGCCGATATACTCGTATACAGCACCGGAGGACCTAGGCCGGGCAGGTTTATGGAGCTGGGTGTGGAGGATTGGGACGAGTCCTACAGGCTTCTGGCCAGGAGTGCTGTGTGGGTCGGCCGCCGGGCTGCAGAGCAGATGGTTGAGAAGGGGTGGGGGAGGATGGTTTACATAGGGAGCGTCACACTCCTAAGGCCCTGGCAAGACCTGGCCTTGAGCAACATAATGAGGCTGCCTGTGATAGGCGTTGTGAGGACACTAGCCCTTGAGCTAGCCCCCCACGGTGTAACGGTGAACGCAGTGCTGCCCAGCCTCATACTAACTGATAGGGTTAGGAGCCTGGCCGAGGAGAGGGCCAGGAGGAGCGGCATAACTGTGGAGGAGGCTCTAAAGTCTATGGCGTCCAGGATACCTATGGGGAGGGTGGGCAAACCTGAGGAGCTGGCCAGCGTGGTGGCGTTCCTAGCCTCCGAAAAGGCTTCATTCATCACAGGAGCCGTCATACCGGTCGACGGGGGAGCACACATCTAG
- a CDS encoding ABC transporter substrate-binding protein, whose translation MNVAKIGAVLLALALIAPVLFATPALYTAAAQPTTITIGALLPLTGDLQSYGVRAQAAVQVAVEDVNAYLESKNAWFRLDLKVEDTQTKPDVAVQKFNSLVAQGIKFIVGPMTSAEVKKLKDLADQNNVLIISPSSTAIELKIAGDNVFRFCPTDDVQSKAIGALARDLGLKGAVIINRADTWGNGLMEATKEVLENEGVEVASVYSYNPESPNFSGIASQANGDVESLVSKYGKDKVAVVAIGFKEVVELFSAAADYETLESVLWIGSDGTAQLSEFTTDPLAREFSVSTLFINPLFSPAATEAQEKVRQEVVAKIGEEPDAYSLAAYDAVWAIALALLQAGPMDNPDEMVNKVKELLPQITTSDEFAQFAATGKFPLDEGGDRATADYDWHIVAKIGGEYKWVKAGVYKGVEDKNEWVTIEGLGKTFPQLFQEKFTPAETETETSPSPTQAETTPTPTPEETETETAEEGGVSTTLIAAIIIIVIVIAAAAYFFLRSR comes from the coding sequence ATGAATGTGGCTAAGATCGGGGCAGTGCTCCTGGCCCTGGCTCTAATAGCGCCAGTGCTCTTCGCCACACCTGCACTATACACAGCAGCAGCCCAGCCCACCACAATAACAATAGGAGCCCTCCTCCCACTCACCGGCGACCTCCAGAGCTACGGTGTGAGGGCTCAGGCCGCCGTCCAGGTGGCTGTGGAGGATGTTAACGCTTATCTCGAGAGCAAGAACGCGTGGTTCAGGCTCGACCTCAAGGTTGAGGACACACAGACGAAGCCGGACGTCGCTGTCCAGAAGTTCAACTCCCTCGTGGCACAGGGCATAAAGTTCATTGTAGGCCCCATGACAAGCGCGGAAGTGAAGAAGCTCAAGGACCTGGCAGACCAGAACAACGTGCTGATAATAAGCCCATCAAGCACGGCGATAGAGCTGAAGATAGCCGGGGACAACGTCTTCAGGTTCTGCCCCACTGACGATGTGCAGAGCAAGGCTATAGGCGCCCTAGCAAGGGACCTCGGGTTAAAGGGAGCTGTCATTATAAACAGGGCAGACACCTGGGGCAACGGCCTGATGGAGGCGACTAAGGAGGTCCTCGAGAACGAGGGTGTGGAGGTAGCGAGCGTCTACAGCTACAACCCCGAGTCGCCCAACTTCTCCGGCATCGCCAGCCAGGCTAACGGCGATGTTGAGAGCCTGGTGAGCAAGTATGGGAAGGACAAGGTAGCTGTTGTTGCTATAGGCTTCAAGGAGGTTGTAGAGCTGTTCAGCGCCGCCGCTGACTACGAGACTCTCGAGAGCGTCCTCTGGATAGGGAGCGACGGTACAGCACAGCTGAGCGAGTTCACCACCGACCCGCTTGCAAGGGAGTTCTCTGTGTCGACTCTATTCATAAATCCGTTATTCTCGCCTGCGGCCACTGAGGCTCAGGAGAAGGTTAGGCAGGAAGTTGTGGCGAAGATAGGGGAGGAGCCCGACGCCTACTCGCTGGCGGCCTACGATGCAGTCTGGGCCATAGCCCTAGCTCTACTCCAGGCGGGGCCCATGGACAACCCTGACGAGATGGTGAACAAGGTAAAGGAGCTGCTCCCGCAGATAACCACCAGCGACGAGTTCGCGCAGTTCGCGGCGACAGGCAAGTTCCCGCTGGACGAGGGCGGCGACAGGGCCACCGCAGACTACGACTGGCACATAGTCGCCAAGATTGGCGGAGAGTACAAGTGGGTCAAGGCTGGCGTCTACAAGGGCGTCGAGGATAAGAACGAGTGGGTGACAATCGAGGGTCTAGGCAAGACGTTCCCACAGCTCTTCCAGGAGAAGTTCACCCCCGCAGAGACAGAGACCGAAACCTCACCCAGCCCTACACAGGCCGAGACCACACCAACCCCAACACCAGAAGAGACTGAAACCGAAACAGCCGAGGAGGGCGGAGTCTCGACAACCCTGATAGCCGCGATAATAATAATAGTCATCGTAATAGCTGCTGCCGCCTACTTCTTCCTCAGGTCCCGCTAA
- a CDS encoding branched-chain amino acid ABC transporter permease, with protein sequence MVDVKVVFDMLAYSGVIALLSLGITLAYITTRVFNFAHPRIANVGAYAAAASMALYVDLVRDEGIGRFKVSLGPLEVTGLVAPDVLAVGIVFAVIAGIITALAEYYLVLRPLIERGADFLKLMIATLAFDFFVIATLFILGTHISVKELVSGVFGRETTSLSLHAFDARIDLAVLGYKLRGIMLFSFLGSLAIALMLYILLFKTKLGVKMRASIENPSLAEVLGINVQQVYTIAWIISGATAGFAGFLILFMGDIVKPVTASSPADEIIVSAFAGSIVGGVNSVFGSIGGGFIIGAVEILISSVITDVTGIDVTRYNKMLSMLAVALTLLFAPQGLAALYSEKIQARLPRLRGG encoded by the coding sequence ATGGTTGACGTTAAGGTAGTGTTTGACATGCTCGCATACTCGGGGGTCATAGCACTCCTGAGCCTGGGCATAACGCTTGCATACATAACAACCAGGGTGTTCAACTTCGCCCACCCAAGGATAGCCAACGTGGGGGCCTATGCGGCCGCCGCCTCCATGGCACTCTATGTGGACCTGGTGCGTGACGAGGGTATAGGCCGGTTTAAAGTCTCGCTAGGCCCCCTCGAGGTTACAGGGCTGGTGGCGCCCGACGTTCTAGCCGTCGGGATAGTGTTCGCGGTCATAGCCGGGATTATCACTGCGCTAGCCGAATACTACCTCGTCCTCAGGCCCCTGATAGAGAGGGGCGCCGACTTCCTGAAGCTTATGATAGCAACACTTGCTTTCGACTTCTTCGTCATAGCAACACTGTTCATCCTCGGGACACACATATCCGTCAAGGAGCTGGTCAGCGGAGTCTTCGGAAGGGAGACCACAAGCCTTTCTCTACACGCCTTCGACGCCAGAATCGACCTAGCCGTGCTAGGCTATAAGCTGAGAGGGATTATGCTGTTCTCCTTCCTAGGAAGCCTAGCCATAGCCCTAATGCTCTACATACTACTCTTCAAGACCAAGCTGGGCGTAAAGATGAGGGCCTCCATAGAGAACCCCTCCCTGGCCGAGGTCCTCGGCATAAACGTGCAGCAGGTGTACACTATAGCCTGGATAATAAGCGGGGCCACGGCAGGGTTCGCCGGGTTCCTTATACTGTTCATGGGCGACATCGTGAAGCCCGTGACAGCGTCGAGCCCGGCCGACGAGATAATAGTGAGCGCCTTCGCAGGCAGCATAGTTGGCGGGGTCAACAGCGTGTTCGGCTCCATAGGGGGAGGCTTCATAATAGGCGCTGTGGAGATACTGATATCCTCAGTTATAACAGACGTCACTGGCATAGACGTTACCAGATACAACAAGATGCTCTCGATGCTGGCAGTAGCCCTGACCCTACTCTTCGCGCCGCAGGGACTGGCCGCTCTATACTCCGAAAAGATTCAGGCCAGGCTTCCCAGGCTGAGGGGAGGCTAG
- the thsA gene encoding thermosome subunit alpha, which translates to MAATGYPVLILKEGTQRTYGREALRANILAARVLAEMLKSSLGPRGLDKMLVDAFGDITVTNDGATIVKEMEIQHPAAKLLVEVAKAQDAEVGDGTTSVVVLAGALLEKAEKLLDENLHPTIIIEGYTKAMEEALRLVDEAAVPVEVEDDSVLRRIAETTLASKFVGTGPERDKIISMVIDAIRTVAEKRPDGGYEVDLDYVKIEKKKGGSLLDSKLVRGIVLDKEVVHPAMPKRVENAKILVLDAPLEVQKPELTTKIRVTDIEKLESFLEEETRMLRDMVEKIAATGANVVITQKGIDEVAQHFLAKKGILAVRRVKRSDIEKVAKATGAKIVTSLRDLKPEYLGYAELVEERKVGEDKMVFIEGAKNPKSVTILLRGANDMLLDEAERNIKDALHGLRNILREPKIVGGGGAVEVELALKLKEFARTVGGKQQLAIEAYAEALETIPTVLAESAGMDALEALLKLRSLHSQGYKFAGVNVLEGKIEEDMTKINVYEPVLVKKQVIKSASEAAISILKIDDVIAAAPPKKKEKKGKTGEEEEEEGGGSKFEF; encoded by the coding sequence ATGGCTGCGACGGGATATCCTGTGCTGATACTCAAGGAGGGCACCCAGAGGACCTACGGAAGGGAGGCTCTCAGGGCTAACATACTCGCCGCAAGGGTACTGGCTGAGATGCTCAAAAGCAGCCTAGGACCCAGAGGCCTCGACAAAATGCTTGTCGACGCTTTCGGTGACATAACCGTGACCAACGATGGAGCCACTATAGTGAAGGAGATGGAGATACAGCACCCCGCCGCCAAGCTGCTGGTGGAGGTGGCTAAGGCCCAGGACGCTGAGGTGGGTGACGGCACCACGAGCGTCGTCGTCCTCGCCGGCGCCCTGCTAGAGAAGGCCGAGAAGCTTCTAGACGAGAACCTACACCCAACCATAATCATAGAGGGATACACCAAAGCCATGGAGGAGGCCCTCAGGCTTGTTGACGAGGCCGCCGTCCCAGTGGAGGTTGAGGATGACAGTGTTCTGAGGAGGATTGCGGAGACCACGCTAGCCAGCAAGTTCGTGGGCACCGGCCCCGAGAGGGATAAGATAATCAGCATGGTTATCGACGCTATAAGGACTGTGGCGGAGAAAAGGCCCGACGGCGGCTACGAGGTTGACCTAGACTATGTCAAGATTGAGAAGAAGAAGGGCGGTAGCCTGCTGGACAGCAAGCTGGTCAGGGGTATAGTTCTCGACAAGGAGGTCGTACACCCAGCGATGCCTAAGAGGGTCGAGAACGCGAAGATACTAGTCCTAGACGCTCCGCTGGAGGTCCAGAAGCCCGAGCTAACCACCAAGATAAGGGTGACCGACATAGAGAAGCTTGAGAGCTTCCTCGAGGAGGAGACTAGGATGCTGAGGGATATGGTGGAGAAGATCGCCGCCACCGGCGCTAACGTGGTGATAACCCAGAAGGGTATCGACGAGGTGGCACAGCACTTCCTGGCGAAGAAGGGTATACTGGCTGTAAGGAGGGTCAAGAGGAGCGACATAGAGAAGGTGGCCAAGGCGACTGGCGCGAAGATAGTGACTAGCCTGAGAGACCTGAAGCCCGAGTACCTCGGCTACGCCGAGCTGGTTGAGGAGAGGAAGGTTGGAGAGGATAAGATGGTGTTCATAGAGGGCGCCAAGAACCCGAAGAGCGTGACCATACTGCTCAGGGGCGCCAACGACATGCTGCTTGACGAGGCCGAGAGGAACATCAAAGACGCTCTCCACGGCCTGAGGAACATACTGAGGGAGCCCAAGATAGTGGGCGGCGGAGGCGCCGTCGAGGTAGAGCTGGCCCTCAAGCTCAAGGAGTTCGCCAGGACTGTGGGCGGCAAGCAGCAGCTGGCTATAGAGGCTTATGCTGAGGCCCTCGAGACCATACCCACCGTGCTCGCCGAGAGCGCTGGCATGGACGCCCTCGAGGCTCTCCTAAAGCTGAGGAGCCTGCACAGCCAGGGCTATAAGTTTGCCGGTGTTAACGTGCTTGAGGGCAAGATAGAGGAGGACATGACCAAGATAAACGTCTACGAGCCAGTGCTCGTCAAGAAGCAAGTGATAAAGAGCGCCAGCGAGGCGGCCATAAGCATACTGAAGATTGACGACGTGATAGCAGCAGCCCCGCCCAAGAAGAAGGAGAAGAAGGGCAAGACCGGCGAGGAGGAGGAAGAGGAGGGCGGCGGCAGCAAGTTCGAGTTCTAG
- a CDS encoding ABC transporter ATP-binding protein, translating into MAGDIILRVEDLEKRFGGIVALDKVNLEIERGKVTLLIGPNGSGKTTLVNVISGFYKPDGGRVLFKGRDITGMSPHEISKLGLVRTFQIPKPFTNLTVLENVLTAADSPGENVYLAGLARRLWLGFEKRAAARAFEILGWVGLDHMWDRRSGELSGGQMKLLEIARAIMKGAEMIIMDEPAAGVNPRLAGSIMERIKYLAREKGITFLIIEHRIGLVKEYVDRVYAMSMGKVIASGKPDEVLNNPVVLESYLGG; encoded by the coding sequence ATGGCGGGGGATATTATACTCCGGGTGGAGGATCTGGAGAAGAGGTTCGGCGGTATAGTAGCTCTAGACAAGGTCAACCTTGAGATAGAGCGGGGCAAGGTTACCCTTCTCATAGGCCCTAACGGCTCTGGTAAGACTACATTGGTTAACGTTATCTCGGGCTTCTACAAGCCCGACGGTGGACGGGTTCTCTTTAAGGGTAGGGATATAACGGGTATGAGCCCCCACGAGATATCGAAGCTCGGCCTTGTAAGGACCTTCCAGATACCCAAGCCGTTCACAAATCTTACGGTTCTGGAGAACGTTTTAACCGCGGCTGACAGCCCGGGGGAGAACGTCTATTTGGCAGGCTTGGCGAGGAGGCTTTGGCTCGGCTTCGAGAAGAGGGCGGCAGCCAGGGCTTTCGAGATACTCGGCTGGGTCGGCCTGGATCACATGTGGGACCGGAGGTCGGGCGAGCTTAGCGGCGGGCAGATGAAGCTTCTCGAGATAGCTAGGGCCATTATGAAAGGGGCGGAGATGATTATTATGGACGAGCCCGCTGCGGGCGTCAACCCGAGGCTGGCCGGGTCTATAATGGAGAGGATAAAGTACCTGGCCAGGGAGAAGGGGATTACGTTCCTCATAATAGAGCACAGGATAGGGCTTGTGAAGGAGTATGTAGACCGGGTTTACGCTATGAGCATGGGCAAGGTTATAGCGTCGGGCAAGCCCGACGAGGTGCTGAACAACCCCGTAGTTCTGGAGAGCTACCTGGGTGGGTAG
- a CDS encoding site-2 protease family protein: MIDCVEVVSRYFEILEVKRGAGRLAVSLGLPLRGGDLEDIMSSLYKDLTTAGCYPYFSREEAGLILYIHRPEAGARRWAMALALAAATIATVYMSGLALADPSKGLSWSPLAYLVGLLLPLLVHEMGHWLVMRLNRVPASLPYMIPAPPLQLGFLGTFGAVINMRWLPPTLDSLTVMAVMGPLAGFVAAVPLAVVGLQHSLLLPPHEAAARGDLIGIPLMPLVMVLLGDALGFPSDSVVVLSPLAFASYVVFIVTFLNLIPVGMLDGGHIVRGVVGERVHQAISLFVVVASLLASVYIPQLSLFALLALLIYMMTGGRHPGAAIRISTPGWKSVASTLIYTLLLVLTLPLPLSLS; the protein is encoded by the coding sequence TTGATAGACTGTGTCGAGGTTGTCTCCAGATACTTCGAGATCCTTGAGGTTAAAAGGGGTGCGGGAAGGCTTGCAGTAAGCCTAGGGCTGCCCCTTAGAGGCGGGGATCTCGAGGATATAATGTCCTCCTTGTACAAGGACCTGACGACAGCCGGCTGCTACCCATATTTCTCTAGGGAGGAGGCGGGGCTCATCCTCTACATACACAGACCCGAGGCCGGTGCGAGAAGGTGGGCAATGGCTCTGGCCCTTGCCGCAGCCACTATCGCCACTGTTTACATGTCCGGGCTCGCCCTTGCCGACCCTTCCAAGGGCCTTAGCTGGAGCCCCCTAGCCTATCTCGTGGGCCTCCTACTCCCCCTGCTGGTGCATGAGATGGGTCATTGGCTAGTGATGAGGCTCAACAGAGTCCCAGCCAGCCTGCCCTACATGATCCCCGCGCCCCCCCTACAGCTTGGGTTTCTAGGGACCTTCGGCGCCGTCATAAACATGAGGTGGCTACCCCCCACCCTCGACTCTCTAACAGTGATGGCTGTGATGGGCCCGCTGGCGGGGTTCGTGGCCGCGGTGCCGCTGGCTGTTGTGGGGCTTCAGCATAGCCTCCTGCTGCCACCCCATGAGGCCGCTGCCAGGGGAGATCTCATCGGTATACCGCTTATGCCTCTGGTCATGGTGCTTCTAGGCGACGCTCTTGGGTTCCCCTCCGACAGTGTAGTGGTCCTAAGCCCTCTTGCGTTCGCCAGCTACGTGGTGTTCATCGTTACATTCCTCAACCTTATACCCGTGGGGATGCTCGACGGCGGCCATATAGTGAGGGGTGTTGTGGGGGAGAGGGTGCACCAGGCCATCTCTCTCTTCGTTGTTGTGGCCTCACTGCTAGCCTCGGTATACATACCCCAACTGTCGCTCTTCGCCCTGCTAGCACTCCTCATCTACATGATGACCGGCGGGCGGCACCCAGGCGCCGCTATAAGAATATCGACGCCGGGCTGGAAGTCTGTGGCCTCCACGCTCATCTACACCCTGCTGCTAGTGCTGACACTCCCGCTACCCCTCAGCCTCTCGTAG
- the alaXM gene encoding alanyl-tRNA editing protein AlaXM: MKTVLLYQQDSYLREFEARVEEASGGRVVLDRTAFHPGPHGGLDTDTGYIFYGDKRYRVVRAAVEGDVVAHYLDSDTATLEPGAVVKGVIDWERRYRMMRLHTFSHILAAVLYEKHDVLVTGGHITPDYGKDDFSIEGGGWREVIEEAFREANEIASRCIEVKVYWLPREEALKIPGIVKLANKLPPEVETLRIVEIPGVDVQADGGPHVRNTCEIGRVVITKLESKGKRRKRVYYTLEEALEPTPEAP, from the coding sequence TTGAAGACCGTTCTACTCTACCAGCAGGACAGCTATCTCAGGGAGTTTGAGGCAAGGGTTGAGGAGGCGAGTGGCGGGAGGGTTGTGCTGGACAGGACGGCCTTCCACCCCGGCCCCCACGGGGGGCTTGACACTGACACGGGCTACATTTTCTACGGTGATAAGAGGTACAGGGTTGTCAGGGCAGCTGTTGAGGGGGATGTTGTGGCGCACTACCTGGACAGCGACACCGCTACGCTGGAGCCCGGGGCCGTTGTGAAGGGCGTTATAGACTGGGAGAGGAGGTATAGGATGATGAGGCTGCACACGTTCAGCCACATACTAGCGGCGGTGCTCTACGAAAAGCATGATGTCCTGGTTACGGGCGGCCACATAACGCCCGACTACGGGAAGGATGATTTCAGCATAGAGGGCGGCGGCTGGAGGGAGGTTATAGAGGAGGCCTTCAGGGAGGCCAACGAGATAGCGTCTAGATGCATAGAGGTGAAGGTCTACTGGCTTCCCAGGGAGGAGGCGCTTAAGATACCCGGTATTGTAAAGCTCGCCAACAAGCTCCCCCCGGAGGTTGAGACCCTCAGGATTGTAGAGATTCCGGGGGTTGACGTGCAGGCGGATGGAGGACCTCACGTGAGGAACACCTGCGAGATAGGGAGGGTGGTCATAACCAAGCTGGAGAGCAAGGGGAAGAGGAGGAAGAGGGTGTACTACACCCTGGAGGAGGCGCTTGAGCCCACCCCCGAGGCACCCTGA
- a CDS encoding DNA-directed RNA polymerase subunit K, with protein MAERYTSYPRIVDDVKIGPPYLTKYERARIIGVRAFQLSIGAPPLVDPERAGSRNPLDIARYEVDNGILPVSIYRYLPGGGGQSLSLSRLVELAREILGSEYV; from the coding sequence ATGGCGGAGAGGTACACTTCGTACCCGAGGATAGTCGACGACGTGAAGATAGGGCCGCCCTATCTGACTAAGTACGAGCGCGCTAGGATCATAGGGGTTAGGGCGTTCCAGCTAAGCATAGGCGCGCCTCCGCTAGTAGACCCCGAGAGGGCGGGCTCGCGGAATCCTCTTGACATAGCCCGGTATGAGGTTGACAACGGCATACTACCCGTCTCTATCTACAGATACCTCCCCGGGGGAGGAGGCCAGTCTCTATCCCTCTCCCGCCTTGTCGAGCTTGCGAGGGAGATTCTGGGTAGCGAGTACGTCTAG
- a CDS encoding branched-chain amino acid ABC transporter ATP-binding protein, with translation MGDWIIKLEDVSAGYGKLQTLFDVSLEIPRGLITVIVGPNGAGKSTLLKTMFGFTTVYKGRVLFENTDVTHMPPHDRAKIGMTFIFQLENIFRELTVYENLRLAGYDLPEDVFRDRLEEVFSMFPRLKERLGQKAGTLSGGERQMLAMAIGIMRKPKVFLIDEPTAGLSPKLAKEVLSYVRILNKEGYTVVLVEQNVKASLEIGDKGVLVVNGRIAFDGPAEELLARKDLAKMYLGV, from the coding sequence GTGGGGGACTGGATTATAAAGCTTGAGGATGTTAGCGCGGGCTATGGCAAGCTCCAGACACTCTTCGACGTTAGCCTCGAGATACCGAGGGGCCTCATAACTGTTATAGTAGGGCCTAACGGAGCCGGCAAGAGCACTCTATTGAAGACAATGTTCGGCTTTACCACCGTCTACAAGGGGAGGGTTCTCTTCGAGAACACTGATGTCACCCACATGCCGCCCCACGATAGGGCTAAGATAGGGATGACCTTCATATTCCAGCTGGAGAACATATTCAGGGAGCTAACCGTCTATGAGAACCTACGTCTAGCTGGCTACGATCTGCCGGAGGATGTCTTCAGAGACAGGCTGGAGGAGGTGTTCTCCATGTTTCCCAGGCTGAAGGAGAGGCTCGGCCAGAAGGCAGGGACGCTGAGCGGGGGGGAGAGGCAGATGCTCGCCATGGCCATAGGTATAATGAGGAAGCCGAAGGTCTTCCTTATAGACGAGCCAACCGCCGGTCTCTCCCCCAAGCTCGCCAAGGAGGTGCTCTCATACGTCAGGATACTCAACAAGGAGGGCTATACAGTCGTCCTCGTCGAGCAGAACGTCAAGGCTTCGCTGGAGATCGGTGACAAAGGGGTGCTGGTGGTCAACGGCAGGATAGCGTTCGACGGCCCCGCCGAGGAGCTGCTGGCCAGGAAGGACCTGGCCAAAATGTATCTTGGCGTGTAG